From a single Bacillus pumilus genomic region:
- a CDS encoding ABC transporter substrate-binding protein translates to MKKLTAIWLSLLLVMGVLAGCAGADTDHQAKSSQNNETTAAAFPVSIKDAAGKTVEIKEQPKRIVSLIPSNTEVAYALGLGDKIVGRSDFDNYPKEVEKVEKIGGLEFNVEKVISLKPDLVLAHASQMGSKDGFKQLEDAGIQVLTVNDATSFKDVYKSINMIGEAAGVKEASTKLVDEMKTKLNDIKKQAESISKDKQKTVFVEVSGAPEIYTTGTNTFMNEMLSAIHAKNAAGDQTGWVQVTEESIIKRNPDVIVTIDGSSLADLKKRDGWNAIKAVKEKQVFQLNTDLASRPGPRLVEGVEALAKSIYPDTFK, encoded by the coding sequence ATGAAAAAGTTAACAGCCATTTGGCTATCGCTATTGCTTGTGATGGGTGTTTTAGCAGGATGTGCAGGTGCTGACACAGATCATCAGGCTAAGAGTTCACAAAATAACGAAACAACAGCTGCGGCATTTCCTGTATCAATTAAAGATGCAGCTGGCAAAACAGTCGAAATCAAGGAACAGCCTAAACGCATCGTTTCGTTAATTCCGAGTAATACAGAGGTTGCCTATGCACTTGGTCTTGGAGATAAAATAGTCGGACGATCAGACTTTGACAATTATCCAAAGGAAGTTGAAAAGGTAGAGAAGATTGGCGGACTTGAATTCAATGTCGAGAAGGTTATTTCCTTAAAGCCCGATCTTGTACTAGCTCATGCATCGCAGATGGGATCAAAAGATGGATTTAAACAGCTTGAAGATGCAGGGATTCAAGTGCTGACTGTAAATGATGCCACCTCCTTTAAGGACGTGTACAAATCAATCAACATGATCGGAGAAGCAGCCGGAGTAAAAGAAGCATCGACAAAGCTTGTAGACGAGATGAAAACAAAACTGAATGACATCAAGAAACAAGCAGAGTCAATTTCCAAAGACAAACAAAAAACAGTCTTTGTCGAAGTATCAGGTGCGCCTGAAATATATACAACAGGTACGAATACATTTATGAACGAAATGCTTTCTGCTATACATGCAAAAAATGCTGCTGGCGATCAAACTGGCTGGGTGCAAGTAACAGAAGAATCGATTATCAAACGAAATCCTGATGTCATTGTCACGATTGATGGTTCCAGTTTAGCTGATCTGAAAAAGAGAGATGGCTGGAATGCGATCAAAGCAGTGAAAGAAAAACAAGTCTTTCAATTGAATACGGATCTCGCATCAAGACCGGGACCGCGATTGGTTGAAGGAGTCGAGGCTCTTGCGAAAAGCATCTATCCTGACACGTTCAAATAA
- a CDS encoding cob(I)yrinic acid a,c-diamide adenosyltransferase has translation MKLYTKTGDRGQTGLIGGRADKDDVRVEAYGTLDEANSFIGLAHANLRQHGELFQDILSELTVIQHELFDCGGDLATVKPHKEGKLTEASVAVLEQRMDVYVEEATPLTKFILPGGQEGAALLHVARTVVRRAERHMVTLAKQGEIPAVALTYVNRLSDYLFAAARIVNHRLGDADVEYERSADVFRSK, from the coding sequence ATGAAACTTTATACAAAAACAGGGGATCGAGGCCAAACCGGCTTGATCGGCGGGAGAGCCGACAAGGATGATGTTAGAGTAGAGGCGTACGGCACGTTAGATGAGGCAAATAGCTTTATTGGACTTGCACATGCAAATTTACGTCAGCATGGCGAATTGTTTCAAGACATTCTGTCAGAGCTTACGGTCATACAGCATGAGCTGTTTGATTGCGGCGGAGATTTGGCAACAGTCAAACCACACAAAGAAGGTAAATTAACTGAAGCGTCTGTAGCCGTCCTTGAGCAAAGAATGGATGTCTATGTAGAAGAAGCCACGCCGCTCACCAAGTTTATTTTACCAGGCGGCCAGGAAGGCGCTGCTCTTTTACATGTGGCGCGGACAGTCGTCAGACGAGCAGAGCGGCATATGGTGACGCTTGCGAAGCAGGGAGAGATTCCAGCGGTTGCGCTCACATATGTAAATCGGCTCTCTGACTATTTATTTGCAGCCGCCCGGATCGTGAATCATCGGCTCGGTGATGCGGATGTTGAATATGAACGAAGCGCAGACGTGTTTCGGTCTAAATAA
- a CDS encoding heme ABC transporter ATP-binding protein, whose amino-acid sequence MIQVKEVRGGYGEKEVIRGINFEVKQGEFLGILGPNGSGKSTLLKLISGMLAPKSGEVRVSGQLVQSYRPKVLAQKMAVLPQKTDQAFSFTVGETVQFGRYPYQKGWLQSVTQEDMQIVNKVMEQTDVAQFKDQSIHELSGGEQQRVYLAQALAQQPEYLLLDEPTSFLDLAYQKDLLDLIKEETTSSSLTVIGVFHDVNIASLYCDRLLLLDEGKTEMIGQPHHVLTPERINRVYETNVTPLQHPFRPNPQLIIEPAGESLASNEKLADGWSTYDEEGMMFSIKQPLRILSSHEKRGGFFWKRSLGTGSETLLDELDDREGLLFYDQTNGSKQFAAEDTEDDMVLYGMRQQDELTIWLVLKETRSDGSSVQLMGQLVHMIKQATSMPIHHLCIAIAGMQETKNGELLQERLRQKLHRLLYTLNAI is encoded by the coding sequence ATGATTCAAGTGAAGGAAGTCAGAGGTGGATATGGAGAGAAAGAGGTCATACGTGGCATCAATTTTGAGGTGAAGCAAGGAGAATTTCTCGGTATACTTGGCCCAAATGGGAGCGGGAAGTCGACCTTGCTGAAGCTGATTTCTGGAATGCTGGCACCTAAGAGTGGCGAAGTGCGCGTGAGCGGTCAACTGGTTCAATCCTACCGTCCGAAGGTGCTTGCGCAAAAAATGGCTGTTCTTCCGCAGAAAACGGACCAAGCCTTCTCATTTACAGTGGGAGAAACGGTTCAATTTGGTCGTTATCCATATCAAAAAGGATGGCTGCAATCTGTTACGCAAGAGGATATGCAGATTGTAAACAAAGTAATGGAACAAACGGATGTTGCGCAGTTTAAGGATCAATCCATCCATGAGTTGAGCGGGGGAGAGCAGCAGCGTGTTTACTTGGCACAGGCATTAGCTCAGCAACCTGAATATTTATTGCTGGATGAACCAACCAGTTTTCTTGATTTGGCTTATCAAAAAGACTTGCTTGATTTAATTAAAGAAGAAACCACTTCCTCTAGCTTAACGGTGATCGGCGTGTTTCATGATGTGAACATCGCCAGTTTGTATTGTGACCGGTTGCTGCTACTTGATGAAGGAAAGACTGAAATGATAGGACAGCCGCATCACGTCTTGACACCTGAGCGGATCAATCGTGTATATGAAACAAATGTGACACCGCTCCAGCATCCATTTCGGCCAAACCCTCAGCTGATCATTGAGCCTGCGGGGGAGTCTCTAGCATCAAATGAGAAGTTAGCAGATGGATGGAGCACATATGACGAAGAAGGAATGATGTTTTCCATCAAACAGCCGCTTCGCATCCTTTCCTCACATGAGAAAAGAGGTGGCTTCTTTTGGAAAAGATCTCTCGGAACGGGAAGTGAGACGCTTCTTGACGAACTGGATGATCGTGAAGGACTATTGTTTTACGACCAAACGAATGGATCAAAACAATTTGCTGCTGAAGACACAGAAGACGATATGGTGCTTTACGGTATGCGCCAGCAAGACGAGCTGACCATTTGGCTTGTGCTGAAAGAAACTCGATCAGACGGATCGTCTGTTCAGCTCATGGGGCAGCTTGTCCACATGATCAAACAAGCGACGAGCATGCCTATTCATCATCTTTGTATCGCTATTGCGGGTATGCAAGAAACAAAAAATGGTGAGCTTTTACAAGAAAGATTAAGGCAGAAATTGCACCGTCTTCTTTATACATTGAATGCCATTTAA
- a CDS encoding glycoside hydrolase family 28 protein — MSKKRGLMYVTTGAVLTGIGLTRLARKREKVNGMDQVLKQIKAPLFPNREFNVVHYGADAKGTELSTTAIQSAIDDAHRLKGGRVLIPEGTFVTGALELKSHVELHLHEKAYVTFSQNPKDYLPLVLTRYEGVELYNYSPLIYAHHAENIAITGAGTLDGRGDEHHWWPWKYGTNGQPSQDRDRQILFDMAEKRIPVEERVFGEGHYLRSSFIQPYQCQQVLIEGVTVKDSPMWQIHPVLSENVIIRGVHIIGHGPNTDGVNPESCRNVLIEDCYFDNGDDCIAIKSGRNEDGRRIGMPSENIVIRRNEMRDGHGGVTIGSEISGGVRYVYAENNVMDSPNLDRALRIKTNSVRGGTIEHIYFKDNTVKSLKHEVVCIDMMYEEGDAGTHRPVVRHIEVEGLKSSGGRYGVKIAAYPHSPVTHFSMKNCVIDHVSYPLSLEHAVAPSFQKVVINGEKINR, encoded by the coding sequence GTGTCTAAAAAACGGGGTTTGATGTATGTCACAACAGGAGCGGTACTCACAGGAATTGGTCTCACACGTTTAGCAAGAAAAAGGGAAAAAGTTAACGGAATGGATCAAGTATTAAAGCAGATAAAAGCGCCACTGTTCCCTAATCGTGAATTCAATGTGGTACATTACGGTGCAGATGCGAAAGGGACCGAGCTCTCAACAACTGCAATTCAGTCTGCTATTGATGATGCGCACCGGTTGAAAGGAGGACGTGTGCTGATTCCAGAAGGGACGTTTGTGACAGGTGCTCTAGAATTGAAGAGTCATGTAGAGCTTCATTTGCATGAGAAAGCCTATGTGACATTCAGCCAAAACCCAAAGGATTATCTGCCCCTTGTACTGACAAGATATGAAGGGGTGGAGCTTTATAATTATTCACCTCTCATTTATGCACACCATGCAGAAAACATCGCCATTACAGGAGCTGGAACGCTTGATGGCAGAGGAGATGAGCATCATTGGTGGCCTTGGAAGTATGGAACGAATGGCCAGCCTTCTCAGGACCGTGATCGTCAGATTCTATTTGACATGGCTGAAAAGAGAATACCAGTAGAAGAAAGAGTGTTTGGAGAAGGCCATTATTTAAGATCAAGCTTTATTCAGCCCTATCAATGTCAGCAAGTTCTTATTGAAGGAGTGACAGTGAAGGATTCACCGATGTGGCAAATTCATCCGGTGTTAAGTGAAAACGTCATCATCCGCGGGGTCCATATCATCGGGCATGGGCCAAACACAGATGGTGTCAATCCAGAGTCTTGCCGGAATGTGCTCATTGAAGATTGTTATTTTGATAATGGAGATGATTGTATTGCCATCAAATCTGGCAGAAATGAGGACGGACGGCGAATAGGGATGCCATCTGAAAACATTGTCATTCGTAGAAATGAGATGCGTGATGGACATGGCGGAGTGACAATCGGGAGCGAAATCTCTGGCGGAGTAAGGTATGTATACGCAGAGAATAATGTCATGGATAGTCCGAACCTGGACCGAGCACTGCGTATTAAAACCAACTCGGTCAGAGGCGGAACCATTGAACATATTTATTTTAAAGACAATACAGTTAAAAGCTTAAAGCATGAAGTGGTCTGTATCGACATGATGTATGAAGAAGGAGATGCAGGTACTCATCGTCCTGTTGTACGTCATATTGAAGTAGAAGGACTTAAAAGCAGCGGCGGACGGTATGGTGTGAAAATAGCTGCCTACCCACATTCCCCTGTGACACACTTCAGCATGAAGAATTGTGTCATAGATCATGTGTCGTACCCACTTTCTTTGGAACATGCAGTAGCTCCTTCTTTCCAGAAAGTCGTCATCAACGGGGAAAAAATTAATAGATAA
- a CDS encoding FecCD family ABC transporter permease: protein MRKASILTRSNKFIVAYTLSALLLVVSIGMGISFGSLGIPIPSILRIFVHELFGVQIGTIDSIDRNIMMNIRLPRVILAALVGAALSLSGAAFQGLLKNPLADPYTLGVSQGASVGAVATLFFSLQLPLLGSFTLPFFSMTTALVTLCLVLFFARLVHRGMSISSLILTGVIFSSFLGALISLMIALTGDDLKEIIHWLLGSVSMRGWRYIALFLPFFFIGTFALMLMGRDLNVMTYGEEKAQLLGVHVKRSKYIVLLAGSILTGSAVAVSGTIGFVGLVIPHFIRLLAITDHRHLLPLSMLNGASFLVLADVLSRTIIEPTELPIGIITALIGAPVFGIILIRKYRGGTHL, encoded by the coding sequence TTGCGAAAAGCATCTATCCTGACACGTTCAAATAAATTCATCGTCGCATACACACTAAGTGCTTTACTTCTTGTGGTGAGCATTGGAATGGGAATCTCCTTTGGAAGCTTAGGGATTCCCATTCCGTCTATTCTCCGTATTTTTGTTCATGAACTATTCGGGGTGCAGATTGGCACCATAGATTCAATTGATCGCAATATTATGATGAATATTCGGCTGCCGAGGGTCATATTAGCGGCACTAGTCGGAGCAGCGCTGTCCTTATCTGGTGCAGCCTTTCAAGGTTTATTAAAAAATCCCCTTGCAGATCCTTATACGCTAGGTGTATCTCAAGGGGCATCAGTTGGAGCTGTCGCGACACTATTTTTTAGCTTGCAGCTCCCTTTGCTCGGCAGTTTCACACTGCCTTTTTTCAGTATGACAACAGCGCTTGTGACCCTATGTCTCGTCCTCTTTTTTGCGCGTCTTGTTCATCGGGGAATGAGCATCTCTTCTTTAATCTTAACAGGGGTGATTTTCAGCTCCTTTTTGGGCGCGCTTATCTCATTAATGATTGCTTTAACGGGTGATGATCTAAAAGAGATTATTCATTGGCTTCTCGGCAGTGTGTCCATGAGGGGCTGGCGCTATATTGCGCTTTTCCTCCCTTTCTTTTTTATTGGGACCTTTGCGTTAATGCTGATGGGTCGGGATTTGAATGTCATGACGTATGGAGAGGAGAAGGCACAGCTATTAGGTGTCCATGTGAAAAGGAGCAAATATATCGTGCTGCTTGCTGGTTCGATTCTGACTGGAAGTGCGGTAGCGGTGTCAGGGACGATCGGATTTGTGGGACTTGTGATTCCGCACTTTATCCGTCTCCTAGCTATCACAGATCACCGGCATCTCCTACCTTTGTCTATGCTGAACGGCGCTTCGTTTCTCGTTTTAGCAGATGTGTTGTCCCGGACGATCATTGAGCCGACTGAATTACCGATTGGCATCATTACTGCGTTAATTGGTGCTCCTGTATTTGGCATCATCCTTATCCGCAAATATAGAGGAGGGACGCATCTATGA
- the liaH gene encoding stress responsive protein LiaH has translation MVFRRVRDMFVATVNEGLDKLENPRVMLNQYVRDMEDDIAKAKHAIIKQQTIQQGFLRKAEETEAFADKRKKQAELAFHSGEEELARKALTEMKYFEEKHQEYQEAYQQSVKQLKELKEQLQQLETKLRDIKDKKQALIARANAAQAKQHMNESMNKVDSESAYKEFLRMENRIEEMETKAGSYAQFADQGAYAHLDYADEVEKEWQKLKLEKKPEQQAN, from the coding sequence ATGGTATTCAGAAGAGTAAGAGATATGTTTGTTGCAACGGTCAATGAAGGTTTAGATAAATTAGAGAATCCGCGTGTCATGTTGAATCAGTACGTTCGTGATATGGAGGACGATATCGCCAAAGCAAAACACGCGATCATCAAACAGCAAACGATTCAGCAGGGTTTCCTGCGCAAAGCAGAAGAGACGGAAGCCTTTGCTGATAAAAGAAAGAAACAAGCTGAGCTGGCATTTCATTCAGGAGAAGAAGAGCTGGCACGAAAAGCGCTCACAGAAATGAAGTATTTTGAAGAAAAGCACCAGGAATATCAGGAAGCCTACCAGCAATCTGTGAAACAATTAAAAGAGCTGAAAGAGCAATTGCAGCAATTAGAAACGAAGCTGCGTGATATTAAAGACAAGAAGCAGGCACTCATTGCAAGAGCAAATGCCGCACAGGCAAAGCAGCATATGAACGAATCCATGAATAAAGTAGACAGTGAAAGTGCATATAAGGAATTTCTTCGAATGGAGAATCGTATTGAAGAAATGGAAACAAAAGCGGGCAGCTATGCACAATTTGCTGATCAAGGGGCATATGCTCATCTAGACTATGCAGATGAAGTTGAAAAAGAATGGCAGAAGCTAAAGCTTGAGAAGAAGCCAGAACAGCAAGCAAACTAA